From a region of the Teredinibacter turnerae genome:
- the tnpA gene encoding IS66 family insertion sequence element accessory protein TnpA, which translates to MPNKKYNWPQLFADYEQSGLSQTEFCKQHEINPKYFSLKLSKRKASEGSPFAKAIVQAEVEYTTSLVLHIGHCKILCPSTMPIPSFVALVKALA; encoded by the coding sequence ATGCCCAACAAAAAGTACAACTGGCCCCAGCTCTTTGCTGACTATGAGCAATCAGGCCTGTCGCAAACAGAATTCTGTAAACAGCACGAAATCAATCCGAAGTACTTCAGCTTGAAGCTTTCAAAGCGCAAAGCCTCTGAGGGCAGCCCTTTCGCGAAAGCGATTGTACAAGCAGAGGTTGAATACACGACCAGCTTGGTTTTACACATCGGCCATTGTAAAATTCTGTGCCCCAGCACCATGCCAATTCCCTCATTCGTCGCTCTGGTAAAAGCGCTGGCATGA
- the tnpB gene encoding IS66 family insertion sequence element accessory protein TnpB (TnpB, as the term is used for proteins encoded by IS66 family insertion elements, is considered an accessory protein, since TnpC, encoded by a neighboring gene, is a DDE family transposase.), with protein MIHWPDSIPIYLHRDPVDFRKAINGLAVIVSESMEQDVYSSALFVFCNKSRSQLKVLYWDQTGFALWQKRLERDKFKWPRKDRLSTITLTHEQWCWLLRGFDYRDFKPHHTLHFTDVA; from the coding sequence ATGATTCATTGGCCAGATTCTATCCCCATTTATCTGCACCGTGATCCCGTCGATTTCCGCAAGGCCATCAACGGGCTGGCGGTGATTGTGAGTGAATCGATGGAGCAGGATGTGTACAGCTCCGCGCTTTTCGTCTTCTGCAACAAAAGCCGGTCACAGCTTAAGGTGCTCTACTGGGATCAAACCGGCTTTGCACTCTGGCAAAAGCGTCTTGAGCGGGACAAGTTCAAATGGCCTCGCAAAGATCGGCTTTCCACTATTACGCTGACCCACGAACAGTGGTGCTGGTTGTTGCGGGGCTTTGATTACCGCGACTTTAAACCCCATCACACCCTACATTTTACCGACGTTGCTTAA
- a CDS encoding DUF2326 domain-containing protein, translating to MELQQKLRINYSECEKDINDAIIAFADISSSLYDEPGKFIIDPTSNGPQFDFDIPGKKSTGKTKMQIFCFDMMLMKIWATETNRPRILVHDSIIFDGVDERQIAKALLVGAKMAELHGFQYIVTMNSDDMPDMSAYPDFNLDNYRVDLDITDTETGGLFGFRF from the coding sequence ATAGAATTACAACAAAAGCTGCGAATAAATTACTCCGAATGCGAAAAAGATATTAATGATGCAATAATTGCATTCGCTGATATTTCCTCCTCACTATACGACGAGCCAGGTAAATTTATTATAGACCCTACGAGCAATGGGCCACAATTCGACTTTGATATACCCGGAAAGAAAAGTACGGGGAAGACAAAGATGCAGATATTTTGCTTCGACATGATGCTGATGAAAATATGGGCCACCGAAACTAACCGACCCAGAATATTGGTTCATGACAGTATTATTTTTGATGGCGTAGATGAGCGACAAATAGCCAAAGCTTTGTTAGTCGGGGCAAAAATGGCAGAATTACATGGATTTCAGTATATTGTTACCATGAATTCAGACGATATGCCGGACATGTCGGCATATCCTGATTTTAATCTTGACAACTATCGTGTTGATTTAGACATCACCGACACCGAAACTGGCGGGCTTTTTGGATTCCGGTTTTAA